One Terriglobales bacterium genomic window, CAAGGACACCTGGGCCAAGATCGAGAAGAGGTCCGGCAGCTAGCCGCGTTACAATGCGCCGCAGGAGGCCCCTATGTCCCGAGCCTTGGGCTTCATCGCCGTGCTGCTGGTGGTGGTGGCCGGCGCCTGGTACTACCTGAAGTCGACCCAGTCGGCCTCGCCCGCCGGCACCAGCAATCCCACCGCGACCGTCAACCTGGCGGGAGTGAAGAACGACCTGATCGCGCTGGGCGAGGCCGAGCGCCGCCACTTCGCTTCCGAGGGCAAGTACGTGTCCATCGACGACCTGCGCTCCGCCGGCGACATCAGCATGCCCTCGAACCGCCGTGGACCTTACACCTACTCCGCCGACGTGACCGCGACCGGCTTCCGCATCACCGCCACCTGCTCGGGCGCCTGCGCCGGGCTGCCCGCGTCGTTCTCCATCGACGAGACCATGCAGATCAGCAGCCAGTAGCCGGTCGTCAGTCGCCAGTGCAGGCGTCATCCTGAGCGGGCTTGAGCCCGCGAAGGATCTCGCGCGCAGCAGTACGGTCCGTTTGGCTGAGTGCTGAGCGCTGAACGCTGACGGCTGCTCTTACCGCCGCCGCACTACCTTCACGTCGAAGGCGAAGTCCAGGTCCTTGGGGGGATAGCAGAGGCGGTCGTCGCAGGCCTGGTAGTGCAGGGTGCCGTGCACGGTGAAGTTTCCCGGGGCGGCCTTGCGCATCGCCGACATCCGCGCCTTCACCGTGAACTCCCCGCTGTAGACGCTCAGCTTCACGTCGGGAGCGAAGCCGAAGGTGAGGTCCTGCCCCACCGGAAACGTGACCGGGCCGACTCCCAGGTCGGTAGGCGGGCTGAACTTGAGGGTGGTGGGGATCTGCAGGTCGGAGTTGGGCTTGTGGGAGTTGATGTGCAGGCCGGAGCCGACCGCGAACCTCAGCTCGAGCGGGGCGGCGCCGCCCACCGGCACCGTCACCGGGCCCACCGGCTCCAGGGTCACAAACGCGGAGCTGGGGCGCTCCTGCAGATCGTCGCCGGCCCGCGCCGGCAGCACCGGCAGCGCCAGCAGCAGCGCCAGCAGCGCGAACATCCACCTGCTCTTCTTCATGCTTACTTCCCCTCCGTCGCGGCCGGAGCGCTTGCCGTCTGCGCGCCTCCGCCTCCCAAGGCCTGCTTGATGTTGTCTTCGATCTCGCTCTTGCTCACCAGCCCCAGGATCTTGTTCAGCACCTTGCCGTTGCGGTCGATGTAGACGGTGGTGGGATAGCCGGTGGCGCCGTAAGCGTCGCCCACCGCGTTCTTGCCCTGTAGGATCACGTAGTTCACGCCCATCTGCTTGGCAAAGGCCTGGATGGCGTCCTTGCCCGAGTCGTCCATGGCCACGCCTACTACCTGCAGGCCCTGCGACCCGTACTGCTTCTGCAGGTCCACCAGCCAGGGCATCTCGATCTTGCAGGGATCGCACCAGGTGGCCCAGAAGTTCAGCACGACCGCCTTGCCGCGAAAATCGGAGAGGCGGACGCTCTTGCCCTCCAGCGTCTGCAGCTCGAAGTCGGGCGCGCTCTTGCCCACCTCCACCAGTTCGCCGCCGGCCAGGGGCGAGCTTCCGTGGCGCGACTGCCGCACTCCCACCCACAGCATCAGCGCCACCGCCGCGATCACCACCCCCAGCACCGCGACATTGCGCTTGAGGCTGGGGGCGGGCGGAGTCGTGGCCGGCGCGGCCGGCCCGCCCGATGCGGGCGGCTCCGCCGCCGGCTTGCCTGCTTCTTCGTTCATGCGTTCTTCCATTCTCGCGACCTCGCCTCTACAGCGC contains:
- a CDS encoding protein-disulfide reductase DsbD N-terminal domain-containing protein, with protein sequence MKKSRWMFALLALLLALPVLPARAGDDLQERPSSAFVTLEPVGPVTVPVGGAAPLELRFAVGSGLHINSHKPNSDLQIPTTLKFSPPTDLGVGPVTFPVGQDLTFGFAPDVKLSVYSGEFTVKARMSAMRKAAPGNFTVHGTLHYQACDDRLCYPPKDLDFAFDVKVVRRR
- a CDS encoding TlpA disulfide reductase family protein gives rise to the protein MNEEAGKPAAEPPASGGPAAPATTPPAPSLKRNVAVLGVVIAAVALMLWVGVRQSRHGSSPLAGGELVEVGKSAPDFELQTLEGKSVRLSDFRGKAVVLNFWATWCDPCKIEMPWLVDLQKQYGSQGLQVVGVAMDDSGKDAIQAFAKQMGVNYVILQGKNAVGDAYGATGYPTTVYIDRNGKVLNKILGLVSKSEIEDNIKQALGGGGAQTASAPAATEGK